From the genome of Bicyclus anynana chromosome 26, ilBicAnyn1.1, whole genome shotgun sequence:
aatttcttggaagaaaaataCTTAGTATTACCGACCCAGGACTAATTCCCAAAACACAAGATAAATTGGTAGATAGTTACCTTCCTACCGGCACAgacataccaccaagcgattttgcgttctcGTATGTTGCCATGTAGACACCGTCGAAAATATGGGCAGAATAAACATTCCCCTTCCAAGCAAGTTAacttccatcttatactgcacTGTCACATAACATAAGGTGTgatagtcaagggttaacttacCATTCACAAAAATAATGgtaaattaatcatagtttCCATGTTTGATTTCAGACGAAAGCTACATAAAGACTATATCACAAGCGCACAAGCAACTGTGCGACCCGGCGCTGGACACGGACCACAGAACACTTCTGCTGGCGCAGATCATCGACACGTGTCTGGCGGCGCGCCGCCTGGCGGGCCCGTTGACCGACTCTGACGTCGACAGCCAACACTCGAGGAGACAGACGTCAGATCTAGAAATGGACGTTCCCACAACGTCTGGACTGATGGGCCCGCCCACATCCTTGCCGAAGAAAACTAAACGCAAGGGAAAAGAGAACAACACACCAACCGCTAAAGATAGGAAGAGAGAAAATGATACGGAAGGTGACAGAGAAGTTCCATCTAAAAAGGCTAAAAATGATGCTGATCTTCTCAACTCTAAGGATTACAAAGATGATAACGCAAAATGTAGTAATGTTAAAAAAAGTAGTTCAAAAAACAGTGATATTGAAGCCACAAACAAAGTGCACAGAAAGGAGACTAAAAATACTgatattagtaataaaaaagCAAAACTCAAAGATAGcaacgttaaaaaaaatgtagatttGCAAAGTAAAAGGGATTCAGTGAAAACTAAACAAGATGCCAAATTAAGTAATGTAGAAGATAATGAAATTAGGGATAATTTAAACacagtaaaaaataaagctCCTGAAAATGAGAAAGCGACacaaaataaacagaaaaatgTTGCTTCTAAAAGCAAACCTAATGACAAACAAGCTAACATTCTTCAAGACGAATTAGTAACGGAAGAATACGTTGATAATGCTGCCACATTAAAAACGAAAACAGTTGCAAAAAATACTAAGACTGCAAATGAAAatgatcaaaaattaaaaaaatcgaaagcTATAATCCCGGATATCAATAAAAATGAACAGGGATCCTCTAAAAATAAGGCTTTAGATGAAAATAATCCGAAAACAaagaaatcgaaaattgcaatCTCGGAAGATAAAGCTAATTCCGAAAATAACAATACAGATAAAGAtgcgaaaactaaaaaatcgaAAACAGCAATGCcagaaaacaacaaaaatttacAGGAACATACTGAAAACGttagtaaaaaaattgttaataaagacagtacagaaacaaaaaataaagagaaaGGAAAATCCATtcaaaaaaatgataaaatctCTAAAATCTACCCAGCTCTTAACAACGATTTACAAAACGATAAACCTAAAAAGCATAATGGTGAAAATATTACTCAAAATGtagaacaaatgaaaaataaacgtaaaactGATAACTGTGGTGTTAACACAGTCCAAAAGCAAAATGAAAAATCTGAAATTAATCAAAACCAAAAATCCaatgcaaataataaaattcaaaaccgAGTAAGTTCTACAAAATTTTCCAAAACTGACAGTGAAAAGCAAAACACATCTCACGAATTTATACAAACACTATCCGAAAGATTTGCTCCCAGGAATAGGCGAGAAACATTTACGATtgataaaacaaataacatacaCAATTTTCTAACCAGtggtaaacaaacaaataacgcAATAATACCTAAAACACAACCaactaataatgaaaataatgctAAACCTATCAAAAATGCTATCAATAAAAATGCAATGAAAACTAAATcaaacatcaaaaacataaatatgaataaaaataacgcACTCAAagaatcaaatataaataaaattaaatcaacagACAgtgaactaaataaaattaatattaaaaatcaaaataacgtAAAATCTGATAATAAAACACATAAAACGAATATAAAAGacaaagtaaacaaacaaatcgTGCGACAGTCGCCGCGCAATGAAAATGTACGTAACGTTATAAACAAAGTGCACTCAAAAATTCCGCAGAAAAATCTGTTTGTCGCAAAACCAATGAAAAACCCGCTGCGGATAAGTCCCAGTAAGTcctaaatgaaattataaactcaaaactttaaactattattaatagcCATCTCGCGTGAAATACGTTTTTCACAAAATCCATGGTAACCATATTTCGCATGAAattcgtttttcacaaataccatgGTAGCCATATTTCGCgtgaaattagtttttcacatattaTGCGTGAAATTCGTTTTATACAAATCCAATGGTAACCATATTTTTAGTGATTCGCATAAAATTCGTTTTTCACTAATCTCATGGTAACCATATTCGCATGAAATtcctttttcacaaatccaatGGATTTTCCGTGATAAAAATAGTCCGAGGTCCATTTAGttttgtaccaaatttcatccaaatcggttcagcaggtTAGTTGTGAATAGTGTAGATATCAATTTTGCATGATAATCATTCTTTCACAGAATCCCCGAGCATAACAAGTATCATGGTCTGCTCCAAGGTCTAATCTATCTCTACagcaaaattcataaaaatcggttcagtagtttagcaGTGAAAACGTAATTGACAGACAAACAAATTTTCCTATTTATGTTAGTATAAGtatgaatgaattcaaatgctCTATTTCAAAGTAGTCCTAGATTAGAAGCCtgtgacttcgttcgcccttagacctctttaatccggccctgtcgcaaaaatctatactaatataataaagctgaagagtttgtttgtttgtttgtttgattaaacgcgctaatctcaggaactactggtccgatttaaaaaaatctttcagtgttagatagcccatttatcgaggaaggctctaggctatatattatccccatattcctacgggaacgggaaccacgcgggtaaaaccgcgcggcgtcagctagtatttaaataaatgaacattatcattattatcagaatTTTTAACAGTCATGTCTCCTTATGAGAGAGTTGATATGTAGCCCAAACCCACCATgcagctatagcttggcaacttcgttcgtaacacgatggtccgcgcgagccggggggcgtgtagcgatgaatgaaaaacccacgactgatgcatttCACTTCCCCGGACGATTTCACGCAGtgtttccccccgtcgcccgcgtaccatgggagtgtcaaaggacttgccagactatactgCGAGTCGGTGGGTTTGTGTGAAGGCAGAACTGTAATGTTTCAGGGAAGCACCTCCTCAAGATGAGCTCGACTCGAGACAGCTCGAAGAGCTCAATAAGTAGCGTccacaaacagacaaacataccAAGTAAGTATAATCTTAATCTATACATAGAAAGTCCTGCTCCGTGTTTGTATTGTCGTACCGGTACGCCAAATCACTTGGCGGCAAGTCTTTGGTACGGTGGTAACCACAGTACCACAGAGGTCGTCTTATGAAGCTTAAAAACTGCTAAGCGGATTTTCATACGGTTTTCACCAATAAGTAGGTTTATGGGGaaggtttttaataataatttgtccgGTTTTGTGTGAATTTGTAGGCCTCCTATGAATTAAAGACATATTTTGTAAAGAGAAAgaaattgtcgaccaatagcgatgCTGTAAATATTGctttctctttcgtcccaaagCAACGAAAGAGGGACGATTGTAGTGCTATTGCATTCATTTAAGCCTGGTACTTTAAAATTATGTGATATGATCTCTGTCtttgatttggagggcgtaggttcgaatccggtccggggcatgcacctccgattTTTCTtagttatgtgcaatttaagacattaaatatcacgtgtggcaaacggtgaaggaaaaacatcgagaggaaacctgcatattggtccctaacccctctcattccaagagaagactcgtgctcaacagtgagccgagatGAATTGTTAAAGGTACCAGGGTAACCGAGAATATAGGAGGTCGATTTCATTTTCATCTATAACTATAGTGATGAAAATGAAATCGACCTCCTATATTCTCTGTTACCCTGGtactttacatttattaattcatatttgTTGTATTGTCAGGGCTACTGAAGAAGCCGCCAGTGAAGTAGTGCTAGCGCCGCTCGCCGCTCTACTACCTGTGTACTAAGTCCTCCATCTTGGTTTTGTTTATGGTATTGGTTGACGGACCAATCAGATGATCTCCCTGATGGTAAACCAGCGACAGTAAACATGTCAGCACATCTTACTACTGCCAAAGCTGGTCTTCCGAACATAGAATATCATACACAACATTCATGTTCACAATAACATACGTGTTTccaatcgaacctaggaccttctGGTTACAAAACAGGGAGTCTTTCAAATCATACTAATATCCtcattttatttgtagtttaaTGTGATGCttagaaattgtaatttttatagaaaacatttaagttttaaaaattaatgaacaaAAATTGTCgtctttgttatattattttttagtttgttttatcatacaaataagaattaattaaatgaaataaaatttttgaattgaaaaatacgtcttttatttctttacaaaaaatgtatgtaaaaatacatatctccttacaattttacaattaacaaaAAGTATTATGATTTTGTTTCGTCTATAATATCATTCGTCaataagcaataaaaatattttagcaaataaattcaaaataactattatgtaGTTGAAAGTAATATTAAAGTGGTAAAGGTTGTATAGGGGGTGAtttactgaattgattttgaaaattctctgaccaatagaaagttacgt
Proteins encoded in this window:
- the LOC112054141 gene encoding uncharacterized protein MAL13P1.304-like isoform X1; amino-acid sequence: MSNKFNQKKQKLLARKEQLLKDLKYYEVRIEEAKRASENRWVYDDDSSDSEIEFSVKAGVSLTELRLQQSQLHTCLQATQELTGLSVLQSEVNVLVNAPTFEGEPPVLEAGCWREVMAECKIDLVSFSMSFYQHQPSRQFAQSQYRALRVLPIKLVHEKELSQSVLVEQRVPSDAVEVLRSYAQAHRSRRDSLAALAERFADALYMEAAPEGGYVLRCVELLRVTWSLQNRRSALAPFLHKMAFDLEYMDESYIKTISQAHKQLCDPALDTDHRTLLLAQIIDTCLAARRLAGPLTDSDVDSQHSRRQTSDLEMDVPTTSGLMGPPTSLPKKTKRKGKENNTPTAKDRKRENDTEGDREVPSKKAKNDADLLNSKDYKDDNAKCSNVKKSSSKNSDIEATNKVHRKETKNTDISNKKAKLKDSNVKKNVDLQSKRDSVKTKQDAKLSNVEDNEIRDNLNTVKNKAPENEKATQNKQKNVASKSKPNDKQANILQDELVTEEYVDNAATLKTKTVAKNTKTANENDQKLKKSKAIIPDINKNEQGSSKNKALDENNPKTKKSKIAISEDKANSENNNTDKDAKTKKSKTAMPENNKNLQEHTENVSKKIVNKDSTETKNKEKGKSIQKNDKISKIYPALNNDLQNDKPKKHNGENITQNVEQMKNKRKTDNCGVNTVQKQNEKSEINQNQKSNANNKIQNRVSSTKFSKTDSEKQNTSHEFIQTLSERFAPRNRRETFTIDKTNNIHNFLTSGKQTNNAIIPKTQPTNNENNAKPIKNAINKNAMKTKSNIKNINMNKNNALKESNINKIKSTDSELNKINIKNQNNVKSDNKTHKTNIKDKVNKQIVRQSPRNENVRNVINKVHSKIPQKNLFVAKPMKNPLRISPRKHLLKMSSTRDSSKSSISSVHKQTNIPRLLKKPPVK